Within Burkholderia diffusa, the genomic segment AAGAACGAGATCGTCGTGATCGCGGCCGGCGTCGTCGAGACGCAGGACCGCGCCGGCATTCTCGGCAACCCCGAGGGCTATGCGCCGCCGTGGATCTTCGAGCGCGAGACCGCGCTCACGAAGGCGGGCGACACCGTGCGCGCGCTCACGCAGGCGCTGCCGATCGAGCCGCACAGCCTCGACGCGCTGCACTGGCTGATGACGGAAGTGCACGGCCGCATCGCGTACGCGCCGAACCTGGCAGATACGCCGGTCGATGCCGAAACCGCGCTGCAAAGCGGCGAAGGCACGAGCCGCGATCATGCGCATGCGTTCATCGCGGCCGCGCGCGCGCTGAAGGTGCCCGCGCGCTACATCTCCGGTTACGTCCTCGCGGACAGCGCGATGCAGCGCATCGCCGACGCGAAGCAGAGCGTCGGCGGCGACGAGGAAGAGGAGGCGCTCGCACTGCAAAGCGGCGACGGCATGCAGCAGGTGCTCGGCGCATCGCACGCCGCGCAGTCGCAGGGATTGCCGCAGGCGGCGCTCGGCGGGCAACCGCAGGCCGCCGCGCTGATGCAGCAGCCGGCCGGCCATGCGTGGGCGGAGGCCTACGTCGAAGGGCTCGGCTGGGTCGGCTTCGATCCGTTCATGAACCGCTGCCCGGACGAGCGCTACGTGCGCATCGCGGTCGGCCTCGACGCGCGCGACGCGCAGCCGGTGACGGGGCTCGGTGCGAGCACCGTCGGCATCGAGATCAGCGTCGTGCAGTCGCCGGAACTGGTCTGACGCATCCCTTCGCCGAATCCGCCGTGCCGGGCCGCCGCAGCGACGGCGGCGCGGCGCGCGCGGCCGGCCCAACCCGAACCGAGCGGCTCTCCCATGCCTATTCACGTCGCGCTGCATCACACCACCCGCTACCGCTACGACCGGCCCGTCAACCTCGGCCCGCAGATCGTGCGGCTGCGGCCCGCACCGCACTGCCGGACGCCGATCGTCGCGTACTCGATGACGGTCGAGCCCGCGCAGCACTTCATCAACTGGCAGCAGGATCCGTTCTCGAACTATCTCGCGCGGCTCGTGTTTCCGGAACGCACCGAACACTTCGAGATCACGATCGACCTGGTTGCCGAGATGTCGGTGTACAACCCGTTCGACTTCTTTCTGGAAGCGAGCGCGGAGCAATATCCGTTCAACTATGACGATGCACTGAAGACCGAACTTGCGCCGTACCTCGCATGCGATCCGCAGACGAGCGCCGCGCCGCTGTTCCGGGCGTACCTCGACGGCGTCGACCGCACGCCGGCCGGCACCGTGAACTTCCTCGTCGCGCTGAACCAGCAGTTGCAGCACGACATCGGCTATCTCGTGCGGATGGAGCCGGGCGTGCAGACGCCCGAGCAGACGCTCGAGCTCGCATCCGGATCGTGCCGCGACAGCGCATGGCTGCTCGTGCAGCTGTGTCGGCATCTCGGCATCGCCGCGCGCTTCGTGTCCGGCTACCTGATCCAGCTCACACCCGACGTGAAGGCGCTCGACGGTCCGAGCGGCACGTCGGTCGACTTCACCGACCTGCATGCGTGGTGCGAAGTCTATCTGCCGGGCGCGGGCTGGATCGGATTCGATCCGACCTCGGGCCTGCTCGCCGGCGAAGGGCACATCCCGCTCGCCTGCACGCCGCAGCCGACCAGCGCGGCGCCGGTCGAAGGGCTGATCGACGAATGCGAAGTCGCGTTCGAGCACGAGATGACGGTGACGCGCGTGTACGAATCGCCGCGCGTGACGAAGCCGTATACCGAGTCGCAGTGGGACGCCGTGCGCACGCTCGGCGCGCAGGTCGATGATGCGCTGAGCGCCGGCGACGTGCGGCTCACGCAGGGCGGCGAGCCGACTTTCGTATCGATCGACGATCGCGACGGCGCCGAATGGAACACCGACGCGCTCGGTCCGACCAAACGCGGTTATGCGACCGAACTCGTGCAGCGGCTGCGCGCCGAATACGGCGAAGGCGGCTTCCTGCATTTCGGGCAGGGAAAGTGGTACCCGGGCGAGCAGTTGCCGCGCTGGGCGCTGTCGATCTTCTGGCGCGCCGACGGCCAGCCCGTGTGGCACGATCCGTCGCTGTTCGCCGACGAGCGCGAGCCGTCCGCGTGCACGACAGACGACGCGAAGCGCTTCATCGACGCGCTGGCCGCGCGCCTCGGGCTGACCGACGAATTCGTGCGGCCCGGCTACGAGGACGTCTGGTACTACCTGTGGCGCGAGCGCCGGCTGCCCGTCAACGTCGATCCGTTCGATTCGCGCCTCGACGACGAGCTCGAACGCGCGCGGCTGCGCAAGGTGTTCGACCAGCAGCTCGACAGCGTGGTCGGCTATGTGCTGCCGATCAAGCGTGCGGACGATGTGCCGGGCCGCGATCGGCCGGGCCGCGATCGGCCGGGCCTCGATGGCCCGCGCTGGCAGACGGGGCCGTGGTTCTTCCGCGACGAGCGGATGTACCTCGTGCCCGGCGATTCGCCGATGGGCTATCGACTGGCGCTCGATTCGCTGCCGTGGGTCGCCGGCGCCGACTATCCGTACCTGATCGAACGCGATCCGTTCGCGCCGCGCGACGCGCTTCCGGACGCGGCCGCGTTTCGCGCGCGTCATGCGGGCACGGCCGACGCGCCGCGCTACCTGGCCGGCGCGCATCGCGAAGCGCCCGTGCAAACGGTCATGCAGTGGCGCAGCGACGGCACGGCCGCCGGGGAACGGCACGCGCATGGCGCGCCGGACGCGCAGCGCCGCCCCGAGCGCTTCGAATCGGCCGCATGGATCACGCGTACCGCGCTGTGCGCCGAAGTGCGCAACGGCATCCTGTACCTGTTCATGCCGCCGCTCGCCGCGCTCGAGGACTATCTCGATCTGCTCGCCGCGATCGAGCTGACCGCGCATGCGCTCGGCGTGAAGCTCGTGCTCGAAGGCTATCCGCCGCCGCGCGACGCACGGCTCAAGCTGCTGCAGGTCACGCCCGATCCCGGCGTGATCGAGGTGAACATCCATCCGGCCAGGAGCTTCGACGAACTCGTCGGCCAGACCGAATTCCTGTACGACGCTGCCTGGCAGACCCGCCTGTCCAGCGAGAAGTTCATGGTCGACGGCCGGCACGTCGGCACGGGCGGCGGCAACCACTTCGTGCTCGGCGGCGCGACGCCGGCCGACAGCCCGTTCCTGCGCCGCCCGGACCTGCTCGCGAGCCTGATCGCTTACTGGCACAACCATCCGTCGCTGTCGTATCTGTTCTCGGGATTGTTCATCGGTCCGACGAGCCAGGCGCCGCGCGTCGACGAGGCCCGCAACGACCAGGTCTACGAGCTCGACATCGCATTCGCGGAAATCCAGCGCAACAAGCTGCTGTACGGACAGGACATGCCGCCGTGGCTTGTGGACCGCGTGCTGCGCAACCTGCTGATCGACGTGACCGGCAACACGCATCGCAGCGAGTTCTGCATCGACAAGCTGTATTCGCCGGATTCGCCGACCGGACGGCTCGGCCTGCTCGAACTGCGCGCGTTCGAGATGCCGCCGCATGCGCGGATGAGCATCGTGCAGCAACTGCTGCTGCGCGCGCTGGTCGCGCGCTTCTGGGCCGCGCCATACACGACCCCGCTTACGCGCTGGGGCACCGCGCTGCACGATCGTTTCATGCTGCCCGCGTTCCTGAAGATGGATTTCGACGACGTGCTGGCCGAGCTGCGCGACGCCGGGTTCGCGTTCGATCCAGCCTGGTTCGCGCCGCATTTCGAATTCCGCTTCCCGCTGTTCGGCCAGATCGCGGTGAACGGAATGCAGCTGTCGCTGCGCGGCGC encodes:
- a CDS encoding transglutaminase family protein, which gives rise to MRLAIRHISRYQFDDQATHALQRLRLRPQSGPGQTVRAWQVTIDGVEPALSYADGLGNRIDLVRHDRGAKNEIVVIAAGVVETQDRAGILGNPEGYAPPWIFERETALTKAGDTVRALTQALPIEPHSLDALHWLMTEVHGRIAYAPNLADTPVDAETALQSGEGTSRDHAHAFIAAARALKVPARYISGYVLADSAMQRIADAKQSVGGDEEEEALALQSGDGMQQVLGASHAAQSQGLPQAALGGQPQAAALMQQPAGHAWAEAYVEGLGWVGFDPFMNRCPDERYVRIAVGLDARDAQPVTGLGASTVGIEISVVQSPELV
- a CDS encoding DUF2126 domain-containing protein, with the translated sequence MPIHVALHHTTRYRYDRPVNLGPQIVRLRPAPHCRTPIVAYSMTVEPAQHFINWQQDPFSNYLARLVFPERTEHFEITIDLVAEMSVYNPFDFFLEASAEQYPFNYDDALKTELAPYLACDPQTSAAPLFRAYLDGVDRTPAGTVNFLVALNQQLQHDIGYLVRMEPGVQTPEQTLELASGSCRDSAWLLVQLCRHLGIAARFVSGYLIQLTPDVKALDGPSGTSVDFTDLHAWCEVYLPGAGWIGFDPTSGLLAGEGHIPLACTPQPTSAAPVEGLIDECEVAFEHEMTVTRVYESPRVTKPYTESQWDAVRTLGAQVDDALSAGDVRLTQGGEPTFVSIDDRDGAEWNTDALGPTKRGYATELVQRLRAEYGEGGFLHFGQGKWYPGEQLPRWALSIFWRADGQPVWHDPSLFADEREPSACTTDDAKRFIDALAARLGLTDEFVRPGYEDVWYYLWRERRLPVNVDPFDSRLDDELERARLRKVFDQQLDSVVGYVLPIKRADDVPGRDRPGRDRPGLDGPRWQTGPWFFRDERMYLVPGDSPMGYRLALDSLPWVAGADYPYLIERDPFAPRDALPDAAAFRARHAGTADAPRYLAGAHREAPVQTVMQWRSDGTAAGERHAHGAPDAQRRPERFESAAWITRTALCAEVRNGILYLFMPPLAALEDYLDLLAAIELTAHALGVKLVLEGYPPPRDARLKLLQVTPDPGVIEVNIHPARSFDELVGQTEFLYDAAWQTRLSSEKFMVDGRHVGTGGGNHFVLGGATPADSPFLRRPDLLASLIAYWHNHPSLSYLFSGLFIGPTSQAPRVDEARNDQVYELDIAFAEIQRNKLLYGQDMPPWLVDRVLRNLLIDVTGNTHRSEFCIDKLYSPDSPTGRLGLLELRAFEMPPHARMSIVQQLLLRALVARFWAAPYTTPLTRWGTALHDRFMLPAFLKMDFDDVLAELRDAGFAFDPAWFAPHFEFRFPLFGQIAVNGMQLSLRGALEPWHVMGEEGAIGGTVRYVDSSVERLEVCVTGLNDNRHVVTVNGRALPLQPTGTVGEYVAGVRYKAWAPPSALHPTIGVHAPLTFDIVDTWLQRSLGGCRYHAAHPGGRNYATFPVNAYEAESRRLARFVAMGHTPGRMDVSAAAPSREFPFTLDLRRP